One window of Trifolium pratense cultivar HEN17-A07 linkage group LG5, ARS_RC_1.1, whole genome shotgun sequence genomic DNA carries:
- the LOC123883485 gene encoding GRF1-interacting factor 3 codes for MQQTPQMIPMMPSFPQPNITTEQIQKYLDENKKLILAILDNQNLGKLAECAQYQAQLQKNLMYLAAIADAQPQAPALPPQMAPHPAMQQGFYMQHPQAAAMAQQQGMFPQKMPMQFGNPHQMQEQQQQQQQQQQLHHQAMQGQMGLRPGGINNGMHQMHNEAAHGGGGSGGPNDGRGGGNKQDASEAGTAGGDGQGSSAATAHNSGDASEEAK; via the exons ATGCAGCAGACACCGCAAATGATTCCTATGATGCCTTCATTCCCACAACCAAACATAACCACCGAACAGATTCAAAAa TATCTCGACGAAAACAAGAAGCTGATTCTGGCAATATTGGACAATCAAAATCTTGGAAAACTCGCAGAATGTGCCCA GTACCAAGCTCAGCTTCAGAAGAATTTGATGTATTTAGCTGCAATTGCTGATGCGCAGCCACAAGCACCAGCCTTGCCACCACAG ATGGCCCCGCACCCTGCGATGCAACAAGGATTCTATATGCAACATCCTCAAGCTGCAGCAATGGCTCAACAACAAGGAATGTTCCCTCAAAAAATGCCAATGCAATTCGGTAATCCGCATCAAATGcaggaacaacaacaacagcagcagcagcagcagcagctaCATCATCAGGCTATGCAAGGTCAAATGGGGCTTAGACCCGGAGGGATAAATAACGGCATGCATCAAATGCACAACGAGGCTGCTCACGGAGGTGGCGGAAGTGGTGGTCCAAATGATGGACGTGGTGGTGGAAACAAGCAAGATGCTTCGGAAGCTGGCACAGCCGGTGGAGATGGTCAAGGAAGCTCTGCCGCTACCGCGCACAACAGTGGAGATGCTTCAGAAGAGGCAAAGTGA
- the LOC123886398 gene encoding subtilisin-like protease SBT3 — MDLRFCIQFLLCISLQFIFTLAHFDNYIIHMNLSVMPKVFSNKHGWYESTLSQVNITNNIQRSTSSKIIYTYNNVMNGFSANLSPEEHEALKTFPGYISSIPDLSLKLDTTYSPQFLGLNPYKGVWPSSDFGKDIIVGVIDTGVWPESESFNDNGMTKIPTKWKGKLCQFENTNNSSFCNKKLIGARFFNKGFLAKNSNMGETIVNSTRDIIGHGTHTSTTAGGRRVDGASVFGYANGTAIGIASLSRLAIYKIVFGLDDAALSSDIIAAIDAAISDGVDILSMSIGYYDNASLYEDPIAIATFAAMEKGIFVSTSAGNLGPSFKTLHNGIPWVITVAAGTMNRESHGNLTLGNGVSLIGFAPYLGNFSANNFPIVFMGTCDNITELIKVKSKIVVCEDKNGTLFIQNYNVIKAKVVGAVFISNNTPHLASYTFPSIVINQKSGEIVKAYIRSNSNSSSIAKMCFRITSFGAKPAPSVDSYSSRGPAKRCPYVLKPDITGPGTSILAAWPPNIPVLNFGSDYFNKFNILQGTSMACPHIAGVGALLKGAHADWSPAAIRSAMMTTSDILDNNKEHIKDIGKGNEIATPLALGAGHINPNSALDPGLVYDVGVQDYVNFICALNFTQENITSITRSSNNNCSKPSLDLNYPSFIAFFKAENSSSRTSQEFSRTVTNVGEEKTTYVAIITPIAGFNVSVIPDKLVFSKMNEKLSYKLRIDGPGMTQENEVAFGYLTWQDEKHVVRSPIVVTNIKFVDENIK, encoded by the coding sequence ATGGATTTAAGATTTTGTATCCAGTTTTTGCTTTGTATAAGCCTTCAATTCATTTTCACATTGGCTCACTTTGATAATTATATCATTCACATGAATTTATCAGTTATGCCAAAAGTATTCTCAAACAAACATGGTTGGTATGAATCCACTCTTTCTCAAGTTAATATTACCAACAATATTCAACGGTCCACCTCTTCTAAAATCATTTATACATATAACAATGTTATGAATGGTTTTAGTGCAAATCTAtcacctgaagagcatgaagctCTCAAAACATTCCCTGGTTACATTTCTTCAATACCCGATTTATCCTTGAAACTTGACACAACATACTCACCTCAATTCCTTGGCCTTAATCCCTACAAAGGGGTATGGCCATCTTCTGATTTTGGCAAAGATATCATTGTTGGTGTAATAGACACCGGTGTTTGGCCAGAAAGTGAAAGTTTCAATGATAATGGAATGACCAAAATACCTACAAAATGGAAAGGCAAATTATGTCAATTTGAAAATACCAACAATTCATCTTTTTGCAACAAGAAACTTATTGGAGCTAGATTTTTCAACAAAGGGTTCTTGGCGAAAAATTCAAATATGGGCGAAACAATTGTGAACTCTACACGTGACATAATCGGTCATGGGACCCACACTTCAACAACAGCAGGTGGAAGAAGAGTAGACGGTGCATCTGTCTTTGGTTATGCAAATGGAACAGCAATAGGAATAGCTTCATTGTCTAGATTAGCCATATACAAGATTGTGTTTGGACTAGATGATGCTGCACTTTCATCTGATATAATAGCTGCAATTGATGCCGCAATATCAGATGGTGTTGATATTCTTTCAATGTCAATTGGCTATTATGACAATGCGTCTTTGTATGAAGATCCAATTGCTATAGCAACATTTGCGGCTATGGAAAAAGGTATTTTTGTGTCTACTTCAGCAGGTAATCTTGGACCTTCATTTAAAACTCTACACAATGGAATACCGTGGGTAATAACTGTTGCTGCTGGTACTATGAATCGCGAATCTCATGGGAATCTTACACTTGGAAATGGAGTCTCACTCATTGGCTTTGCTCCTTATCTTGGAAACTTCTCAGCAAATAATTTTCCAATTGTTTTCATGGGCACGTGTGACAATATTACTGAACTAATCAAAGTGAAGAGTAAGATTGTGGTTTGTGAAGACAAGAATGGAACTctttttatccaaaattataaTGTGATTAAAGCAAAAGTTGTTGGAGCTGTTTTCATATCAAACAACACACCACATCTTGCATCGTACACGTTTCCATCCATCGTTATTAACCAAAAAAGTGGAGAAATTGTCAAAGCTTACATACGGAGTAACTCTAATTCAAGTTCAATAGCAAAAATGTGTTTCAGGATAACATCTTTTGGTGCTAAACCAGCACCTAGTGTGGATTCTTATAGTTCAAGAGGGCCTGCAAAGAGATGTCCATATGTTCTGAAACCCGATATTACAGGTCCAGGTACATCAATCTTAGCTGCATGGCCCCCAAATATTCCTGTATTGAATTTTGGGTCTGATTACTTCAACAAGTTCAAtattttacaaggaacatccaTGGCATGTCCTCACATTGCTGGTGTAGGTGCACTTTTGAAAGGAGCACATGCTGATTGGAGCCCTGCAGCTATTAGATCAGCAATGATGACAACATCAGACATACTTGATAATAATAAGGAACACATTAAAGACATTGGAAAAGGTAATGAAATTGCAACTCCTCTTGCATTGGGAGCTGGTCATATCAACCCCAATAGCGCACTTGACCCCGGTCTTGTATATGATGTTGGTGTACAAGATTATGTTAACTTTATTTGTGCACTTAACTTCACACAAGAAAATATCACTTCCATTACAAGGTCCTCTAACAATAATTGTTCTAAACCTTCCTTAGATCTTAACTACCCTTCTTTTATCGCTTTCTTTAAAGCGGAAAACTCCTCGTCAAGAACATCCCAAGAATTTAGCAGAACAGTTACCAATGTTGGTGaggaaaaaacaacttatgttgCCATCATTACTCCAATTGCAGGGTTCAACGTTAGTGTTATCCCTGATAAATTGGTGTTCAGTAAAATGAACGAGAAGCTAAGCTACAAGTTAAGAATCGATGGCCCAGGAATGACACAAGAGAATGAAGTAGCGTTTGGATACCTCACTTGGCAGGATGAGAAACATGTGGTGAGGAGTCCTATTGTTGTAACCAATATCAAATTTGTAGatgaaaatatcaaataa